In endosymbiont of unidentified scaly snail isolate Monju, the following are encoded in one genomic region:
- a CDS encoding Arm DNA-binding domain-containing protein codes for MALTDASIRKAKPRKRGFKLYDKKGLYLEITPKGAKRWRFRYRRPGTGKESCLSLGLYPEVSLKAA; via the coding sequence ATGGCGCTGACAGACGCGAGCATCAGGAAGGCCAAGCCCCGCAAGCGGGGTTTCAAGCTGTACGATAAGAAGGGGCTGTATCTGGAGATCACACCCAAGGGGGCGAAGCGCTGGCGCTTCCGCTACCGCCGCCCCGGTACCGGCAAGGAAAGCTGTCTCTCCCTGGGTCTGTATCCCGAGGTGAGTCTAAAGGCCGCCTGA
- a CDS encoding malate synthase G has product MNRPDYIVKADLRIDRRLLEFIEREALPGTGIDPEDFWTGLQHIVARFAPLNRQLLRRRNELQHRIDEWHLNNPFDPVAYRNFLEEIGYLVPEGEDFEISTQNVDPEIATLAAPQLVVPVNNARYSLNAANAHWGSLYDAIYGSDMLPQVPAKTTDRVDENRARAVIAYVRDFLDRHLPLRDASHHEVTGWSIIDGDLVASTDNNGGERLVSPEQFAGYLGEPAQPSALLFRHHGLHIELRINRDHPVGALDRAGIADVQLEAAATVIQDCEDSVAAVDGEDKTLVYRNWLGLMKGDLSAPVTKGGRSFNRTLHPDRQYTAPDGGTLTLKGRALMLVRNVGHLMTTPAVLDAEDREIPEGILDALITSLIALHDLQGNGRWRNSQTGSVYIVKPKMHGPDEVAFTVQLFGAVEDVLGLPRNTIKLGLMDEERRTTLNLKECIRQARERLIFINTGFLDRTGDEIHTDMQAGPMVRKADMKTQPWMRAYEDWNVDIGLACGLSGRAQIGKGMWAMPDEMAAMVEQKIAHPQSGANTAWVPSPTAAVLHAMHYHEVDVWAEQERIRQRPRARVEDLLTLPLADPCEWTPEEIQQELDNNCQGILGYVVRWVQQGVGCSKVPDIRDVGLMEDRATLRISSQHIANWLYHGVVSERQVMLTLRRMAEVVDRQNADDPNYRPMAPVNRPGYSGDCFV; this is encoded by the coding sequence ATGAACAGACCCGACTACATCGTGAAAGCCGACCTTCGAATAGACCGAAGACTGCTTGAATTCATCGAGCGGGAGGCTCTGCCAGGCACGGGCATCGACCCGGAAGACTTCTGGACTGGCCTGCAGCATATCGTCGCGCGATTCGCGCCACTCAATCGCCAACTGTTGCGCCGGCGCAATGAATTGCAGCACCGGATCGACGAATGGCACCTCAACAACCCGTTTGATCCTGTCGCGTACCGGAATTTCCTCGAGGAGATCGGTTACCTGGTACCGGAAGGCGAAGACTTCGAGATCAGCACGCAAAACGTGGACCCCGAGATCGCCACCCTGGCAGCGCCGCAGCTGGTGGTCCCGGTCAACAATGCACGCTATTCCCTGAATGCCGCCAATGCGCACTGGGGCTCGCTCTACGACGCCATCTACGGCAGCGACATGCTGCCCCAGGTTCCTGCGAAAACGACCGACCGCGTCGACGAGAACCGCGCCCGGGCCGTCATCGCCTATGTCCGGGACTTCCTGGACCGCCATCTACCGCTGCGAGATGCCTCGCATCACGAGGTGACCGGTTGGTCGATCATCGATGGAGACCTGGTTGCCAGCACCGACAACAATGGGGGGGAAAGGCTCGTCTCGCCCGAGCAATTTGCAGGCTATCTCGGTGAACCGGCACAACCGTCGGCTTTGCTGTTCCGCCACCACGGCCTGCACATCGAGCTGCGTATCAACCGCGACCACCCTGTCGGGGCGCTCGATCGCGCCGGCATCGCAGACGTCCAGCTGGAGGCCGCCGCCACCGTGATCCAGGACTGCGAGGACTCGGTCGCAGCCGTGGACGGTGAAGACAAGACCCTGGTCTACCGCAACTGGCTGGGACTGATGAAAGGCGATCTTTCCGCGCCGGTGACCAAGGGCGGTCGCAGCTTCAACCGCACCCTGCATCCGGACCGCCAGTACACGGCACCGGACGGCGGCACCCTCACGCTCAAGGGCCGCGCCCTGATGCTGGTACGCAACGTTGGCCACCTCATGACCACGCCAGCGGTGCTCGATGCGGAGGATCGGGAGATCCCGGAGGGCATTCTCGATGCCCTGATCACCAGCCTGATCGCTCTGCACGACCTGCAGGGCAACGGGCGCTGGCGTAACTCGCAGACCGGCTCGGTCTATATCGTCAAGCCCAAGATGCACGGCCCTGACGAGGTCGCCTTCACGGTACAACTGTTCGGCGCAGTCGAAGATGTCCTTGGCCTGCCACGCAACACGATCAAGCTCGGCCTGATGGACGAGGAACGCCGCACCACCCTCAACCTGAAGGAATGCATCCGCCAGGCCCGCGAACGGCTCATCTTCATCAACACCGGCTTCCTGGATCGCACCGGCGACGAGATCCACACCGACATGCAAGCCGGCCCCATGGTGCGCAAGGCCGACATGAAGACCCAGCCCTGGATGCGGGCCTACGAGGACTGGAACGTCGACATCGGCCTCGCCTGCGGCCTGTCCGGGCGTGCCCAGATCGGCAAGGGCATGTGGGCCATGCCCGACGAGATGGCGGCCATGGTGGAACAGAAGATCGCCCATCCCCAATCGGGTGCCAACACGGCCTGGGTGCCCTCCCCCACCGCAGCGGTATTGCATGCCATGCACTACCACGAGGTGGACGTGTGGGCCGAGCAGGAACGCATACGCCAACGGCCGCGGGCAAGGGTGGAAGACCTGCTGACCCTGCCCCTCGCCGATCCTTGCGAATGGACACCGGAAGAGATCCAGCAGGAACTGGACAACAACTGCCAGGGCATCCTGGGCTATGTGGTGCGCTGGGTACAGCAGGGCGTGGGCTGTTCCAAGGTGCCGGATATCCGCGACGTCGGGCTGATGGAAGACCGGGCCACGTTGCGCATCTCCAGCCAGCACATTGCCAACTGGCTCTATCACGGCGTGGTCAGCGAGCGCCAGGTGATGCTAACCCTGCGGCGCATGGCCGAGGTGGTCGACCGACAGAACGCGGATGACCCCAACTACCGCCCCATGGCGCCCGTGAACCGCCCCGGATATTCCGGAGACTGTTTTGTTTGA
- the ybgF gene encoding tol-pal system protein YbgF, whose translation MMRQRAVVMLGLLAVLSSAGLSAPQTGGVALEQRLERLERRAARITELTLAVDALRQENSRLRGEMERLQHELQQLRRQQRDLYLDIDQRLSSLQARPPAPAVTGDAPGGGAPAGNTGAGEPPAPAAVDPQRVQAEYQAAYALLSPRERRYAEAAAAFTEFLKKYPQVPLAANARYWLGEAYYVSQKNAEAKAAFHALIDKHPDSAKVPGALYKIGRILAAEGDTEGARKTFEQVVARYPDSPAANLAREQLKKLATRK comes from the coding sequence ATGATGCGTCAGCGCGCTGTCGTGATGTTGGGCCTGCTGGCGGTGTTGTCGTCGGCAGGTCTTTCCGCCCCCCAGACCGGGGGGGTGGCCCTGGAGCAGCGCCTCGAGCGGCTGGAGCGCCGTGCCGCGCGCATCACCGAGCTGACGCTGGCGGTGGATGCCCTGCGCCAGGAAAACAGCCGGCTGCGGGGCGAGATGGAGCGCCTGCAGCACGAGTTGCAGCAGTTGCGGCGTCAACAGCGCGATCTGTACCTGGATATCGATCAGCGGCTGTCCAGTTTGCAGGCACGGCCGCCAGCGCCGGCGGTGACAGGTGATGCCCCGGGAGGGGGGGCTCCCGCTGGAAACACCGGCGCAGGCGAGCCTCCTGCGCCGGCCGCGGTCGATCCGCAGCGGGTCCAGGCCGAGTACCAGGCGGCCTATGCCCTGCTCAGCCCACGCGAGCGGCGCTATGCCGAGGCAGCAGCGGCCTTCACCGAGTTTCTGAAAAAGTACCCGCAGGTGCCGCTGGCGGCAAATGCCCGTTACTGGCTGGGCGAGGCCTACTATGTCTCGCAGAAGAACGCCGAGGCGAAGGCGGCCTTCCATGCCCTGATCGACAAGCACCCCGACAGCGCCAAGGTACCGGGGGCGCTGTACAAGATCGGGCGTATCCTGGCGGCCGAGGGCGATACCGAGGGCGCGCGCAAGACCTTCGAACAGGTGGTGGCGCGTTATCCCGACTCGCCGGCGGCCAATCTGGCGCGCGAGCAGCTCAAGAAGCTCGCAACCCGCAAGTGA
- a CDS encoding IS3 family transposase (programmed frameshift), whose translation MDTSKRYSPEVRERAVRMVFDHQAERDQGLREGLTTSERERLKALERENRELRRANEILKTASAFFCPGGARPQTEEMIAYIDDHRDRYGVEPICAVLPIAPSTYYEHKAREADPQRLPRRLQRDRALSDEIRRIWEENFQVYGARKVWRQLNRESIEVARCTVERLMRVMGLRGVVRGRRCRTTIGDTTAERPLDRVKRQFTATRPNQLWVADITYVATWTGFVYVAFVVDVYARRIVGWRVSRSLKTDLVLDALEQALWSRQDTEGLVHHSDRGCQYLSVRYTERLAGAGIDASVGSRGDSYDNALAETINGLYKAEVIYRRGPWKHREAVEYATLEWVDWFNHRRLLEPIGNVPPAELEAAYYRQQKESAKAA comes from the exons ATGGATACGAGCAAGAGATATTCCCCTGAGGTCCGGGAACGGGCGGTTCGCATGGTGTTTGATCATCAGGCCGAGCGTGATCAAGGACTGCGTGAGGGTCTGACGACGTCGGAGCGCGAGCGGCTCAAGGCCTTGGAACGGGAGAACCGGGAGCTGAGGCGGGCCAACGAGATTCTGAAGACGGCGTCGGCTT TTTTTTGCCCAGGCGGAGCTCGACCGCAAACTGAAGAGATGATCGCGTACATCGACGATCACAGGGATCGTTACGGGGTCGAGCCGATCTGCGCGGTGCTGCCGATCGCCCCGTCCACCTACTATGAGCACAAGGCCCGTGAGGCCGATCCACAGCGACTGCCGCGGCGATTGCAGCGGGATCGCGCCCTGTCAGACGAGATTCGACGGATCTGGGAAGAGAACTTCCAGGTGTACGGTGCCAGGAAGGTATGGCGGCAGCTCAACCGGGAAAGCATCGAGGTAGCCCGCTGCACGGTGGAACGCCTGATGCGTGTCATGGGGTTGCGGGGTGTGGTGCGAGGCCGCCGTTGCCGGACAACGATCGGCGACACGACGGCGGAACGACCACTGGACCGGGTGAAGCGGCAGTTTACTGCCACCCGCCCGAATCAGTTGTGGGTGGCGGACATTACCTACGTGGCGACTTGGACAGGGTTTGTCTATGTGGCGTTTGTCGTGGACGTCTATGCCCGACGGATCGTGGGCTGGCGTGTCTCCCGGTCGCTGAAGACCGACCTGGTGCTGGATGCGCTGGAGCAGGCGCTATGGTCGCGCCAGGACACAGAGGGCCTGGTGCACCACAGTGACCGAGGCTGTCAGTACCTGTCGGTGCGCTACACGGAGCGCCTGGCCGGGGCCGGCATTGATGCCTCGGTCGGTAGCCGAGGGGACTCCTATGACAACGCTCTGGCAGAGACGATCAACGGTCTGTACAAGGCCGAGGTTATCTACCGGCGAGGCCCCTGGAAGCATAGGGAGGCGGTCGAATATGCCACTTTGGAGTGGGTGGACTGGTTCAACCACCGGCGGCTGCTGGAGCCTATTGGCAACGTGCCACCGGCGGAGTTGGAAGCGGCGTATTATCGCCAACAGAAAGAGTCTGCCAAGGCGGCCTGA
- the aceA gene encoding isocitrate lyase — translation MKSRQEQIAALEKDWAENPRWKDVKRGYTAEDVVRLRGSVQPEHTYAQNGARKLWDLLHGGAKKGYVNCLGALTGGQAVQQAKAGIEAIYLSGWQVAADANTSETMYPDQSLYAYDSVPTMVRRINNAFKRADEIQWSRGIGPGEEGYIDYFLPIVADAEAGFGGVLNAYELMKNMIANGAAGVHFEDQLAAVKKCGHMGGKVLVPTQEAVQKLIAARLAADVMGVPTLLLARTDSEAANLLTSDVDDYDRPFLTGERTAEGFYRVRNGLEQAISRGLAYAPYADLVWCETGTPDLGFAREFAQAVLAENPNKLLAYNCSPSFNWKKNLDEATIARFQDELSDMGYKYQFITLAGIHNMWFNMFDLAYDYARGQGMKHYVEKVQEPEFAARDRGYTFVSHQQEVGAGYFDDITTVIQGGASSVTALAGSTEEAQFA, via the coding sequence ATGAAGAGTAGACAGGAGCAGATCGCCGCACTGGAAAAGGACTGGGCGGAGAACCCGCGCTGGAAAGACGTAAAGCGTGGTTACACGGCCGAGGATGTGGTGCGCCTGCGTGGATCGGTACAACCGGAACACACCTATGCCCAGAACGGTGCGCGCAAGCTCTGGGATCTGTTGCACGGTGGGGCCAAGAAGGGTTACGTGAACTGTCTCGGCGCCCTGACTGGCGGCCAGGCCGTGCAGCAGGCGAAAGCCGGGATAGAGGCCATCTACCTGTCCGGCTGGCAGGTAGCAGCAGACGCCAATACTTCCGAGACCATGTATCCCGACCAGTCGCTGTATGCCTACGATTCGGTACCGACCATGGTCAGGCGCATCAACAATGCCTTCAAACGTGCCGACGAGATCCAGTGGTCACGGGGCATTGGGCCCGGTGAAGAGGGCTACATCGATTACTTCCTGCCCATCGTGGCAGATGCCGAAGCCGGCTTCGGTGGCGTGCTCAATGCCTATGAGCTGATGAAGAACATGATCGCCAATGGTGCCGCCGGCGTACATTTCGAGGACCAACTGGCCGCGGTGAAGAAGTGTGGCCACATGGGAGGCAAGGTGCTGGTGCCCACCCAAGAGGCGGTGCAGAAACTGATTGCGGCGCGCCTGGCGGCGGATGTGATGGGTGTGCCGACCTTGCTGTTGGCCCGGACCGACTCGGAGGCAGCAAACCTGTTGACTTCGGATGTAGATGACTATGACCGCCCCTTCCTCACCGGCGAGCGTACCGCAGAGGGCTTCTACCGCGTCAGGAACGGTCTCGAGCAGGCCATCTCGCGCGGCCTGGCCTACGCGCCGTATGCGGACCTGGTCTGGTGCGAGACTGGCACCCCCGACCTGGGCTTTGCCCGGGAGTTTGCCCAGGCGGTGCTGGCCGAGAACCCGAACAAACTGCTTGCCTACAACTGCTCGCCGTCGTTCAACTGGAAGAAGAACCTCGACGAAGCCACCATTGCGCGCTTCCAGGACGAGTTGTCGGACATGGGCTACAAGTATCAATTCATCACCCTGGCCGGTATCCACAACATGTGGTTCAACATGTTCGACCTGGCGTACGACTATGCCCGGGGACAGGGCATGAAGCACTATGTGGAAAAGGTCCAGGAGCCTGAGTTTGCCGCCCGCGATAGGGGTTATACCTTCGTCTCCCATCAGCAGGAGGTGGGTGCTGGTTACTTCGATGACATCACCACGGTCATCCAGGGCGGAGCCTCGTCGGTGACCGCGCTTGCCGGATCAACCGAAGAGGCCCAGTTCGCCTGA
- the queC gene encoding 7-cyano-7-deazaguanine synthase QueC has product MSDQPKAVVLLSGGLDSATTLAIAREQGFACHALSFDYGQRHAAELNAARRVAAALGVLEHKVLPLSLDAIGGSALTDQAIAVPEEGGEGIPVTYVPARNTVFLSLALGWAEVLGARDLFVGVNAVDYSGYPDCRPEFIAAFEQLANLATRAGVEGERFRIHAPLIEMSKAEIVRTGSRLGLDYGLTVSCYQADAEGRACGRCDSCRFRAQGFAEAGLPDPTHYQD; this is encoded by the coding sequence ATGAGTGACCAGCCAAAGGCCGTGGTGCTGCTCTCGGGGGGGCTGGACTCGGCCACCACGCTGGCGATCGCGCGCGAGCAGGGCTTCGCCTGTCATGCGCTCAGTTTCGACTATGGGCAGCGGCACGCCGCCGAACTGAATGCCGCACGCCGGGTGGCCGCGGCCCTGGGCGTGCTGGAGCACAAGGTGTTGCCGTTGTCGCTGGATGCCATCGGGGGCTCGGCGCTTACCGATCAGGCCATCGCGGTGCCCGAGGAGGGCGGGGAGGGCATTCCCGTGACCTATGTGCCGGCGCGCAATACCGTGTTCCTGTCCCTCGCCCTGGGCTGGGCCGAGGTGCTGGGCGCGCGCGACCTGTTCGTGGGGGTGAACGCCGTGGACTATTCCGGCTATCCCGACTGTCGCCCCGAGTTCATCGCGGCCTTCGAACAACTGGCCAACCTGGCTACCCGTGCCGGCGTGGAGGGCGAGCGCTTTCGCATCCATGCACCACTCATCGAGATGAGCAAGGCCGAGATCGTGCGGACCGGCAGCCGCCTGGGCCTGGATTATGGCCTGACGGTTTCCTGTTACCAGGCCGATGCCGAGGGCAGGGCCTGCGGACGCTGTGATTCCTGTCGCTTCCGCGCCCAAGGCTTCGCCGAGGCCGGCCTGCCCGATCCCACGCACTACCAGGACTGA
- a CDS encoding YeeE/YedE family protein has product MQFESFVEAHQALLLGAFLIALVMGAVVNKTNFCTMGAVSDFVNMGDTGRLRAWLFAIAVAMLGVSALEYVGLVNPDEAFPPYRGSLLLLAENVLGGLMFGIGMTLASGCGNKTLIRIGGGNLKSLVVFAIIAVIAYFMINPFPGSDQTLMSVLFYDWIRPLSVDMGGHQDLGTVLAGEENAVMGRLVIGLLLGVALLVFTLKSSDFRGNRDHLLGGLVVGLAVLGAWYVSSNIFIDADGELVSLSEYYEQWDMLADSDEGKPAAGRPLSPQSYTFINPMGQTFGYLTSGLQSSLLTFGVVAVFGVVLGSLLYSLISRSFRIEWFSSLADVRNHVVGAVLMGFGGVLGMGCTIGQAITGVSTLAIGSMLTFGAIFLGSALTMKVQYYKMVYESEATLLKALVTGLVDLRLLPSGMRQLEAV; this is encoded by the coding sequence ATGCAGTTCGAGAGTTTCGTCGAGGCCCACCAGGCCTTGTTGCTGGGCGCCTTTCTGATCGCCCTGGTGATGGGTGCGGTGGTCAACAAGACCAACTTCTGCACCATGGGCGCGGTGTCCGATTTCGTGAACATGGGTGATACCGGGCGCCTGCGCGCCTGGTTGTTCGCCATCGCGGTGGCGATGCTGGGTGTGAGCGCCCTGGAATATGTCGGGCTGGTGAACCCCGATGAGGCCTTCCCGCCGTATCGTGGCAGCCTCCTGCTGCTCGCCGAGAACGTCCTCGGTGGCCTGATGTTCGGCATCGGCATGACGCTGGCCTCGGGGTGCGGCAACAAGACCCTGATCCGCATCGGCGGTGGCAACCTGAAGTCCCTCGTGGTGTTCGCCATCATCGCGGTGATCGCCTATTTCATGATCAACCCCTTCCCGGGTTCCGACCAGACCCTGATGAGCGTGCTGTTCTACGACTGGATCCGTCCCCTGTCGGTGGACATGGGTGGACACCAGGATCTGGGCACCGTGCTGGCTGGCGAGGAGAACGCGGTGATGGGGCGTCTGGTGATCGGCCTGTTGCTGGGTGTGGCCCTGCTGGTGTTCACGCTCAAGTCGAGCGACTTCCGTGGCAATCGTGATCACCTGCTGGGTGGCCTGGTGGTCGGCCTGGCGGTGCTGGGGGCCTGGTATGTCTCCAGCAACATCTTCATCGATGCCGACGGCGAGCTGGTCAGCCTGAGCGAATACTATGAGCAATGGGACATGCTGGCCGATTCCGACGAGGGCAAGCCGGCTGCCGGACGCCCGCTGTCGCCTCAGTCCTATACCTTCATCAATCCCATGGGGCAGACCTTCGGCTACCTCACCTCGGGGCTGCAATCCAGCCTGTTGACCTTCGGCGTGGTCGCGGTGTTCGGCGTGGTGCTGGGCTCGCTGCTGTACTCACTGATCAGCCGCAGCTTCCGCATCGAGTGGTTCAGTTCGCTGGCCGATGTGCGCAATCACGTGGTCGGCGCCGTGCTCATGGGCTTTGGTGGCGTGCTGGGCATGGGCTGTACCATCGGCCAGGCGATCACCGGTGTATCGACCCTGGCGATCGGCTCCATGCTCACCTTTGGTGCCATCTTCCTGGGCTCGGCACTGACCATGAAGGTGCAGTACTACAAGATGGTTTACGAGAGTGAGGCGACTCTCCTCAAGGCCTTGGTCACTGGCCTGGTCGATCTCAGGCTGCTGCCATCGGGCATGCGGCAACTGGAGGCCGTGTAA
- the aceK gene encoding bifunctional isocitrate dehydrogenase kinase/phosphatase, with protein sequence MTRYLLGSSRPDVVSGDPGSFPETQGPGQLARARAIAQAILEAFDRHFRIFRETTQRARQYFIEGDWQAAREDSARRISLYDQRVREAIALLREHYGLRAADHELWQEIKFQYLGLLYGHRQPELAETFYNSVFVGLFHRRYYNNDHIFVRPAVSTERIEGEVPAYRSYYPTQEGWATALDRLLRDIDPGLPYENRRRDLCHLLRAVSRLPIPSEGLTRHFQVQVLRSVFYRNKAAYVVGRVINGNARHPFVLPLLRTHGGRVRVDALVTEPDDVANVFSFARAYFMADCEVPSAVVRFLLSCLPGKSAADLYTAIGFHKQGKAEFYRDFLDHLRNSSDRLQVAPGTTGMVMLVFTLPSYPYVFKVIRDRFPSVKRTTEAEVIAKYRFVKRQDRVGRMADTWEFSHAAFPVDRFDPGLLQELLDAAPSKVSIEGGQVVIRHLFIERRLNPLNLFLEQADDTALRQAMCEYGNALREIAGAGIFPGDLLLKNFGVTRHGRVIFYDYDEIVPIEDCRFRCIPEPQTPEQEMAAEPWYAVAENDIFPEEFGTFLMIDPRWRRAFLETHADLLRAETWREIQAAVRVGQVPDVYPYRAESRFPSAWQGHSIGPICRVECRAGRVNALASD encoded by the coding sequence ATGACGCGCTACCTGCTCGGATCGTCCAGGCCCGATGTCGTGTCGGGTGATCCAGGCAGTTTCCCGGAAACCCAAGGCCCGGGCCAGCTAGCCCGGGCGCGTGCCATCGCACAGGCCATCCTCGAGGCGTTCGACCGTCACTTTCGGATCTTCCGCGAAACCACGCAGCGGGCCCGTCAGTACTTTATCGAGGGCGATTGGCAGGCGGCCAGGGAAGACAGTGCGCGGCGCATCAGCCTTTATGATCAGCGGGTGCGAGAGGCAATCGCCCTGTTGCGTGAACATTACGGCCTGCGCGCGGCCGACCATGAACTATGGCAGGAGATCAAGTTCCAGTACCTGGGGTTGCTGTATGGTCATCGCCAGCCCGAGCTGGCCGAGACCTTCTACAATTCGGTGTTCGTGGGCCTGTTTCACCGGCGTTACTACAACAACGATCATATCTTCGTCCGCCCCGCGGTTTCCACCGAGCGGATCGAGGGAGAAGTGCCGGCCTACCGGAGCTATTACCCTACCCAGGAAGGGTGGGCTACCGCGCTCGACAGGCTGTTGCGGGATATCGATCCGGGTCTGCCCTACGAGAACCGACGACGTGATCTTTGCCATCTGCTGCGCGCTGTGAGCCGGCTGCCAATCCCCTCCGAGGGCTTGACTCGGCACTTCCAGGTCCAGGTGCTGCGTTCGGTCTTCTATCGCAACAAGGCCGCCTACGTGGTCGGAAGGGTGATCAACGGCAACGCGCGGCACCCCTTCGTACTGCCCTTGCTGAGAACGCATGGGGGCAGGGTGCGGGTCGATGCACTGGTCACCGAGCCGGACGATGTCGCCAACGTGTTCAGCTTTGCGCGGGCCTATTTCATGGCCGATTGTGAAGTGCCCTCTGCGGTGGTGCGCTTTCTCTTGTCTTGCCTGCCGGGAAAGTCCGCGGCCGATCTCTACACGGCCATCGGCTTCCACAAGCAGGGCAAGGCGGAGTTCTATCGCGATTTCCTGGACCATCTGCGCAATTCCAGTGACCGCCTCCAGGTGGCGCCTGGGACCACCGGGATGGTAATGCTGGTGTTCACGCTGCCGTCCTATCCCTATGTCTTCAAGGTGATCCGCGATCGATTCCCCTCGGTCAAGCGCACCACCGAGGCCGAAGTCATTGCCAAATACCGGTTCGTCAAGCGTCAGGACCGTGTTGGGCGGATGGCCGACACCTGGGAGTTCTCGCATGCAGCCTTCCCGGTGGACCGGTTCGATCCTGGGTTATTGCAGGAATTGCTGGATGCAGCGCCGAGCAAAGTCAGCATCGAGGGAGGCCAGGTGGTCATTCGTCACCTTTTCATCGAGCGGCGGCTCAACCCGTTGAATCTTTTTCTGGAGCAGGCCGATGATACGGCGCTGCGCCAGGCAATGTGCGAGTATGGCAATGCGTTGCGGGAGATCGCAGGGGCAGGGATATTCCCGGGCGATCTACTGCTCAAGAACTTCGGTGTGACCCGCCACGGCCGAGTGATCTTCTACGATTACGACGAGATTGTTCCGATCGAAGACTGCCGTTTTCGGTGTATCCCCGAACCGCAGACGCCGGAACAGGAAATGGCTGCCGAACCCTGGTATGCCGTGGCCGAGAACGATATCTTCCCGGAAGAGTTCGGCACTTTCTTGATGATAGACCCACGCTGGCGCAGGGCCTTTCTGGAAACCCATGCAGACCTGCTGCGGGCAGAGACCTGGCGGGAGATACAGGCAGCGGTCCGGGTAGGGCAGGTGCCCGATGTCTACCCTTACCGGGCAGAGAGTCGCTTTCCTTCGGCCTGGCAAGGCCACTCAATCGGCCCCATATGCAGGGTCGAATGCCGGGCGGGACGGGTAAATGCATTAGCGTCGGATTAG
- the queE gene encoding 7-carboxy-7-deazaguanine synthase QueE, whose product MSSLRITEIFHSLQGEARDVGRPTVFVRLSGCPLRCTWCDTTYSFKGGEALSLDAILQRVAAFDTRHVCVTGGEPLAQKGCLALLERLCDAGHTVSLETSGALDIGGVDARVTRVMDLKTPSSGEQTRNRWENIALLRPQDQVKFVIADEHGYRWSCEQLEAHALVDRCEVLFSPVAGRLAPRELAEWILRDRLPVRFQIQLHKYLWGEEAGR is encoded by the coding sequence ATGAGTTCGCTGCGCATCACCGAGATCTTCCATTCCCTGCAGGGTGAGGCACGCGATGTCGGCCGGCCCACGGTGTTCGTGCGCCTGAGTGGCTGCCCCCTGCGCTGTACCTGGTGCGACACCACCTACTCCTTCAAGGGAGGAGAGGCGCTGTCGCTCGATGCCATTCTGCAACGGGTGGCTGCCTTCGATACGCGTCATGTCTGTGTCACGGGGGGAGAGCCGCTGGCGCAGAAGGGCTGCCTGGCGCTGCTCGAGCGCCTGTGCGATGCCGGTCATACAGTCTCGCTGGAGACCAGCGGTGCCCTGGACATCGGCGGGGTCGATGCGCGCGTGACGCGGGTGATGGATCTCAAGACACCCTCGTCCGGGGAGCAGACGCGCAATCGCTGGGAGAACATTGCGCTGCTGCGGCCGCAGGACCAGGTCAAGTTCGTGATTGCCGACGAACACGGCTACCGCTGGAGTTGCGAGCAGCTCGAGGCGCATGCCCTGGTCGATCGCTGCGAGGTGCTGTTCTCACCGGTGGCCGGTCGGCTGGCCCCGCGCGAGCTGGCCGAGTGGATCCTGCGCGATCGCCTGCCGGTTCGTTTCCAGATCCAGTTGCACAAGTACCTGTGGGGAGAGGAGGCCGGACGATGA
- the rraA gene encoding ribonuclease E activity regulator RraA: MKGGAMMKVDVLATADLSDELGDKVQVMAPPWLNYGGMESFQGPAATVRCNDDNSKVREMLEQSGDGRVLVVNGGNSTQCALLGDMLGELAVRNGWAGVIVNGCVRDSVALAKLPLGVKARGTHPRKSVKAGRGETRVTLAFAGVTVSPGDWIYADADGISVRRAD; this comes from the coding sequence ATGAAGGGAGGAGCAATGATGAAGGTCGATGTGCTGGCCACTGCCGATTTGAGCGATGAACTGGGTGACAAGGTTCAGGTGATGGCGCCGCCCTGGCTGAATTACGGCGGCATGGAAAGCTTTCAGGGACCGGCCGCAACCGTTCGCTGCAACGACGACAACAGCAAGGTCCGGGAAATGCTGGAACAGTCGGGCGATGGCCGGGTGCTGGTGGTCAATGGTGGCAATTCCACCCAGTGTGCCCTGCTGGGAGACATGTTGGGCGAGCTGGCGGTCCGGAATGGCTGGGCTGGCGTCATCGTCAACGGCTGCGTGAGGGACTCGGTAGCACTGGCCAAATTGCCGTTGGGCGTAAAGGCCCGAGGCACTCATCCGCGTAAAAGCGTCAAGGCGGGGCGTGGCGAGACCCGGGTGACCCTGGCCTTCGCTGGCGTCACCGTTTCGCCCGGTGACTGGATCTATGCTGATGCCGACGGAATTTCGGTGCGTCGCGCCGATTGA